Proteins found in one Larimichthys crocea isolate SSNF chromosome I, L_crocea_2.0, whole genome shotgun sequence genomic segment:
- the ube2d2l gene encoding ubiquitin-conjugating enzyme E2 D2-like isoform X2: MALKRISKELTDLSRDPPAQCSAGPVGEDMFHWQATIMGPPDSPYQGGVFFLTIHFPTDYPFKPPKVAFTTRIYHPNINSNGSICLDILRSQWSPALTISKVLLSICSLLCDPNPDDPLVPEIARIYKTDPVRYNKTAQDWTQKYAM, from the exons ATGGCTTTAAAACGGATTTCCAAG gaGCTCACTGATCTGTCCAGAGATCCTCCGGCTCAGTGCTCAGCTGGACCTGTCGGTGAAGACa tgtttcattggCAGGCGACCATCATGGGACCT CCGGACAGTCCCTATCAGGGCGGTGTGTTTTTCCTGACGATCCACTTCCCCACAGATTATCCCTTCAAACCACCCAAG GTCGCCTTCACAACAAGAATTTATCACCCAAATATAAACAGTAACGGCAGCATCTGTCTGGATATATTGAGGTCACAGTGGTCTCCAGCATTAACCATCTCTAAAG TCCTTTTGTCCATTTGTTCTCTGTTATGTGACCCGAACCCGGACGACCCGTTAGTGCCAGAGATCGCCCGCATCTACAAAACAGACCCTGTTAG gtacaACAAGACAGCTCAGGACTGGACTCAGAAATACGCCATGTGA
- the ube2d2l gene encoding ubiquitin-conjugating enzyme E2 D2-like isoform X1 produces the protein MALKRISKELTDLSRDPPAQCSAGPVGEDMFHWQATIMGPPDSPYQGGVFFLTIHFPTDYPFKPPKVAFTTRIYHPNINSNGSICLDILRSQWSPALTISKVLLSICSLLCDPNPDDPLVPEIARIYKTDPVRYNRLAREWTEKYAML, from the exons ATGGCTTTAAAACGGATTTCCAAG gaGCTCACTGATCTGTCCAGAGATCCTCCGGCTCAGTGCTCAGCTGGACCTGTCGGTGAAGACa tgtttcattggCAGGCGACCATCATGGGACCT CCGGACAGTCCCTATCAGGGCGGTGTGTTTTTCCTGACGATCCACTTCCCCACAGATTATCCCTTCAAACCACCCAAG GTCGCCTTCACAACAAGAATTTATCACCCAAATATAAACAGTAACGGCAGCATCTGTCTGGATATATTGAGGTCACAGTGGTCTCCAGCATTAACCATCTCTAAAG TCCTTTTGTCCATTTGTTCTCTGTTATGTGACCCGAACCCGGACGACCCGTTAGTGCCAGAGATCGCCCGCATCTACAAAACAGACCCTGTTAG GTATAACAGGCTAGCGAGGGAGTGGACAGAGAAGTATGCCATGCTGTGA